The genome window TTAACAGGTGAAATCACTCTGAAAGGGGAGTTAGACTATGAAACTACTAAATCATATGACATTGACGTTATTGCAAAAGATAAAGGGAGCCCAGAAATGGAGGGCCATTGTCGTGTACAGGTTGATATTACTGATTTCAATGATAATACTCCAGAAATAGTTTTCACATCACAGCCAAAGCCAGTACGAGAAGACGCACCAAGTGGCACCGTAGTGGCTTTGATCAGTGCGCGAGACCTTGACACTGGTGATAACGGTAAAGTGACGTTACAACTCACCAAAGGCTCTCCTTTCAATCTGAAACCttcattttctaataattatGCACTGGTTACCAGTGGTTCTTTGGATCGAGAAAATGTCTCCGAGTATAACATAGAGATAACAGCCACTGATTCaggctctcctcctctgtccagTAAGAAAATGATCCCAGTCAGCATCACTGATGTGAATGATAACCCTCCTGTATTCACTCAGCCCTCCTATAATGTGTATTTAAAAGAGAATGGGGTTGCAGGCTCTATACTGTACTCAGTATCAGCATCTGACTTGGATTTTGGTGAGAACGCCAAACTCTCTTACTCTATACTGGACTCTAAAGTGCAGGACGTGTCCGTCTCCTCTTATGTTTACATTAACTCAGATAACGGCAGCATCTACAGCATGCACTCGTTTGACTATGAGAAACTGAAGGTGTTTCAGATTCAGGTTCAGGCAAAGGATCAGGGCTCTCCGTCTCTCAGCAGCAACGCCACCGTCCATGTTTTTATCCTGGACCAGAACGACAATGCCCCCGCTGTTATTTACCCCTCCTCCGCTGCCCTGGGCTCCCTCTCTCATCAGAGGATGCCCCGCTCCGCTAAAGCAGGTCACCTGGTTACTAAGGTGACGGCCGTGGACGCTGACTCGGGCCATAACGCCTGGATCTCCTACAAACTGGCGGAGGCCACAGACGCCTCTCTGTTCACTGTCAATCTGTACACAGGGGAGGTGAGGACTAAACGCGCTGTGTCCGAGCAGGACGACTCCTCTCAGAGGCTGCTTATAGAGATCAAGGACGACGGGGAACCGGTCCAGTCCGCCACCGTCACGGTGTCCATCCTGCTGGAGGACGGCCTCCACGAGCCCATCTTAGACCTCCGACAGAAAGCGGCCGAGCCCAGCAAGAAAACTGGCAGAATCACCCTTTATTTGATTCTGTCTCTGGCCTCGGTGTCCGTGCTGTCTCTGGTGACTTTTCTCATCTTAGCGGTTAAATGCATGAGGAGCAGCACAAGCAGCGGTAGTTGCTGCATGAGACGGAGCGACTGTGATGATTACAAGAACCCCAACAGAAACCTGCAGATCCAGCTCAACACTGATGGACCTATAAAGTACGTGGAGGTCCTGGGAGGAGACATGTTGTCTCAGAGTCAGTCCTTCAGGTCCTGTATGTCTCCAATGTCAGAGTACAGTGACTTCACTTTGATTAAACCAAGCAGCACCACTGACTTTAAGGAGGTGATCAGTGTTCTGGATGCGTCTTTACCCGACAGCACCTGGACCTTTGAGAGCCAGCAGGTGAGCTCAAAACAGTAGACGTgttaaaacacttttacaaacattattttatcGAACGTTTTGTCTATGGACTTTTGAGAGCCAGCAGGTTGGCTCAAAATcggaagttgttgttttttttttcttctataaaTGTTGGTTAAACAGAATTTACCTGATTTTGTTCTATACCTTGAATATTTAGTCACAAAGTctctttttatctctctctctctctctctctctctctctctctctctctctctttctctctctctctctctctctctctctctctctctctctctctctcagcctcaCTAGCTGGATACGAAAAACGtgctgtgttttctgtaatAGAAACCAGAACACATAAACTCGGTATTAGGACTAGATTTAAGTGTTTTGGCTAGCCTACTTTAGCACTAGGGTTGTTATTCCAGCTCATAGCTATTTAAGTTTTTACACTATTTTGTTTGATAATTATCACAAGAAATCCGTGgcatatttttaaaacttttagaaAATCCATCTTCCGATGAAAATGGCATTTTGATACATATCTATTTGTGGAATCTAATTTATTTGATATGGCATGTATGTTATATACTTTGGCAGAGAATATGCTTACTTATTATAATATTGCATTTCCTAATTTGTAAATACGTCTTTATCTTCAGTTTAAATGTCTATAGGTTAAAGTAGTTTGTTTCGTCGCTATTTTTCACTCCTTTCTTTCAATAGGCCATGTTCAGAACTTTTTTAAGGCTGTACGGCCTGTATCTTCAACTTGTTGTCTTCGTGCCATTTTCAAGCTCGaactttttctttcaaatgCTGTTCTTTATTTTGAAACCCCACTTAAACCTCCCTTTAATATAGACTTTCGAAAAAGAAAGGCAGTTTGGAAACCATGCCCCCCTGCGGATACAAATAGCATTGCTATAAATAACAGCTGCTTGATATACTGCTGTGTTTTGATAATGAGGACCTCTCAACGTGACTAGATTTCTCAATGGTGTAACAAAGGGGATCATGTGTCCTccatataatgtttttttctttgattatGAAAAATTGCATTTTCCACAGTCATAACATATTCCGTGTGCACTGTCCTCTCAAACTTCTATGAGCATTAAGTTGATACTTCCCTGTCAGTGGAAGTAGAGTCACTGGAAagttttcactctgtgtgtgagcTGTGTGTCAGAGCTGGTCCAGCCCTGTCTTCCAATGAGGGGGAAGGCCTCTGTGGCCTCTCCCCGCCCATGTGGGGAGTGAGGCGGAGGAGACGGAGCAGAGAGTTTCAGTGGAGGCAGAAAATACTTTGATTTTCCTCCTcgtttttttcttaaaagacGGCCGAGATGATCACATCAAAACTTCCCATCGCGTTATTTCTAAAACGGAAATGTTTACCATCAAGCCTGGCCGCCTCGTTTTAACATTACTATGGATACGTTACGGTAAAAGAAGAAGTTAAAAACTTTCCCATTCTCCGGTCCTCGGAGCGCAGCACAATGGACTCCAGACAGAGGAAGCGCTCCGGAGGAGGGAGGCTGTGGAGGCTTTGCTTTTATCTAGCTAGCCTCTCCTGTGCGTCCGCTCAGCTCAGCTATTCCGTGTCGGAGGAATTAAACCCGGGATCTGTCGTTGGGAATATCGCTAAAGATTTGAGTCTTTCTGCTCAGGGGATTGTTCAGAGGAGATTGCGGGTGGTCTCTGAATCTACAACGCAGTATTTCGAGGTGAAGCAGGCGACCGGCGATTTggtcatcaaacaaaaaattgACAGGGAGCAAATGTGCGAATTAAGTTCGTCCTGTTCACTACACCTTCAAATACTTTTGGAGGATCCTTTAGACATTCACCGAGTCGTGGTGGACATTCTGGATGTGAATGACAATGCACCGCAGTTTTCAACTCGCAACATTTCTCTGGAGATATCAGAGGCGGCCGCTCCGGGCACAAGGTTCCGTTTGGAGAGCGCACACGACCCGGACGTGGGTACCAACTCGTTACGCACTTACCATCTCGCAACaaatgacttttttattttgaatgtggAAAGTAAAAGTGACGGCAGTAAGTTTCCTGAGCTGGTGGTGGATAAACCTTTGGACAGGGAGACGCAGGCCTCGTTTCGCCTGTTGcttactgctgtggatgggggccAGCCTGAGAAATCTGGCTCAACACTAATGCTCATAAAAATTCTGGATGTAAATGACAATGCGCCCGTCTTTGACGAGCCCGTAAAGAAAGTTAGGTTATTAGAAAATGTTGCACGGGGCACTTTAGTTACGAAATTGAACGCAACTGACGCGGATTCGGGTAGCAACGGAGAAATATCGTTCCTGTTTAGTAAATACACGCCGGAACGCGTTCTCAACATTTTCAGTGTGGATTCTAAAAGCGGGGAGATCCGTGTGAAAGGTGATGTGGATTATGAGAAGGGCACTGCATACCACATCACAGTGCAGGCCAGAGATGGGGGCTCTCCCGCTATGGAGGGCTCCTGTAATGTCATCGTGGACATCGTTGATGTGAATGACAACGCTCCAGAGGTGACACTGACGTCACTGACCAGTCCTATCAGAGAGGACTCGGCACCAGAGACTGTGATAGCACTCATAAGTGCACGTGACCTGGACTCTGGTGTGAATGGGGAGGTCAAATTAGCTGTCCAACCAGGTTTGCCATTCAAACTTAATTCAGCTTTTGGCATGCATTACAGCCTCACAACCTCTGGAAACCTGGACCGTGAGACTGTTCCAGAGTACACAGTGGTCATCAAGGCCACTGATGCTGGTTCCCCACCCCTTTCATCTCAAACCACCTTTGTGGTGAAGCTTTCTGATGTGAATGACAACGCCCCCACCTTCTCTCAGCCTTCATACTCTGTGGACATCCCAGAGAACAATGCTCCCAGTGCCCCCATTGCTGCTGTTTCAGCCACTGACCCAGACCTTGGCGACAATGCTCGCATCTCCTACTCCATCCTTCCCAGCATGGTCCAGGGCTCGCCTATCTCTTCTTATGTCTACATCAACCCAGAGAGTGGCCACATCTACAGCATGCGCTCTCTGGATCATGAACAGCTTAAAGCTTTCCGTATTGAGGTGCAGGCCCGGGATGCTGGGGTGCCCCCACGGACAGCCAACGTcactgtgcatgtgtttgtggtgGACGTGAATGACAATGTGCCAGTGATTGTATACCCCTCACACCCAAAAGACAAAGGATTACAGCTCACTCTGCCACCATCTGCCAGCCCAGGGCACCTCATAAATAAACTCGTAGGGGTGGATGCAGACAGTGGGCACAACGCATGGTTGTTTTACTCCATCGCCCCTGGACCAAACGCTGGCATGTTCCGTATTGGTGCACACACCGGTGAGCTCCGCACAGCCCGTAAGTGGGCAGAGGAGGAAGGGGGATCAACTTATGACATTGTAGTTATTATTCAGGACAATGGTGATCCACCAAAGTCCAGTTCTGTCAACATTACAGTAACTGTGGATGAGAAAGCCACGGCCAATGATGCTCCAGCAAGCCCTCGACACACACCCTTCTACCACCGCACTGGGATGTCGGACATCACTTTGTACCTCATCATCTCTCTAGCGTGTGTATCAGCGGTGTCCTTTATCACCTTTGTCATCCTCATGATACGCTGCCTAAGGCATCGTGGTCCAGGGCTGGGAGACTCTGACTGCTGCTGCTATGGTCGCCACAGGTCCAGCCGCTACCATCAGAGACCAAGCAAGGACCTGCACCTGCAGCTCAATACTGATGGACCCATACGCTATATGGAGGTTGTGGGTGGACCCCAGGACCCGCACACACGCACCTATAGGCCCTGCTACTCCACCCTATCCAGCCGGAGTGACTTTGTATTTATGAAGACACCCATGCTGAGTCACAACAACACACTCAACATGACACTCAGCAGGAAGCACCTTATGAACTCAGCCTGTGAGGTGAGGGATTATGTGGGAGAGCAAGCATGGCATTGGTGGGATAAGACCAATACAAGtgtttaagcatttttttaaaacacaaagggTATCTCAAAAATATGCAGTTTTGATGTTGTAATGTCATATCAGTCCAATTAATGGGTTAAAACAAAGCAATAAGCTCCCTGAGCTGTGATTTACAATGCTTTTAAAACAGCTAAAGGGGTCTAATTTTGAGGCTTTGACTCTTGACAGTAGAGAGTTAACCTAGATTTCCACAGTCACGTAGCTCTGCAGTATTTTTCCTGAAACCTCACTTGTTTAAGCAGGGGGACTCCTCTCTCTACATGGTGAAACAGCTCTTGGAGCTTTGTTGTCCTACTAGACAGGTTTCGGCAGTGAGGAGAACATCTTAATATTTAATCTTACCTGAGGCTAAGAAACGTGGTTACTATCTCTGACTTCCAGTATCTTAACTAACAAAGAGGGAGTGTTCtttatggataaaaaaaagatacagataaagagaaaatcaacaagaaaagaCATAGTAGCAGAATAAATGTCAAAGGAAGGGGAAAGGGGGAAATATGAGTGGTCCCaacagatggagaggaggagacagacagatgaaaaTATCCTGCAGTGTTGGCTCAGTTAAGTGGCTGGGGGACATTAGGGGAACAGGATGACAGAGGGAGAGATGGTGGGTGAAGGAGAGGAAAAGGCCAAGGAAAGAAAATGGTAAGTGGGGTGGGGGGAGTCAAAGAATAAAGCAGTAGCTGAAAAACAGGAATTCATGGGGTCAGTGGCCTGACCCCTGACTTCCTGTTGTCCTCTGAACTTTTGGTGATTGGTTCCAGGACTCAGGATCACATGTGAAGGCTGTTTTCGCTGTGGATTCTGcacagacatttttattttacatgtgttAGAGGGGAGTGTATAGGAAACCTGACCAGATAATAGTCACATGCATAAGATACAGACAActcatttagtgttttaaagCAAAGGAAGTAGTGCCAGTCATATAAGATGTCTGACAGTGCTTCTTTTAGGGactttaatgataataaaaaggttaataCCTCCTAAGAGTTTCTCCTTAGCCATGTTATGTGTAATGTAGAGTTTGACTGAAGGCCATTACTGTTGCTGTGGCATTTTGGTGATAACTATTTCCTCTCTACACAACAGGATGTTTACCCCTGTGTCTGTTTAATATCCATAATATTCTCCTGTTTCTCATGAGTTTATTACATGGACACTCTCTGTCCTGAATTAGGTTGTCCCTGAGGTCAGCAGGGTACCATCTGTCTCCCTGCTCTACTGACACGTGTGCAATGAGGACAACAGAGGAAAAGAGATAGATAGACAAAGAGAAAGGAAGGATGGCTTTTTACGCACGTGTGCCATAGCGACAGACGGACCAGGCTATAATGGCTTTAGAGCTGCAGCCATGACTGTGGGTGTTTATATGcctgcgtgtgagattgtgtgtaCAAAGCACAAGGCATGAGGAGCCTCCAGTAGTGTGTAATTTTAGCAGGACCCTGGGGCCTTGGTGCCCAATTGTCACTTCATACTGCCCTTTCTTTGTATCCTCTATTCATTTGCAGTGTGCTCTTTTGGCACACTCTATTTAACCATGTGCTAACACTGAATGTTTAAAAACAATGAACCTCTtggtcaaaaatgtttttccccctagaaaaaatagtaaataaattaaaaggtttatttgtttcaAATTGGCTTGCAGCATCTGAATCATTGCATTAAAAGAGAGAAATCCCCATGTATATTTGAGCCTTCTGGCTCAGTGGACATAGGAGCATGCCATGTAATCCTGATGTCATGATTTTGCCTCACCAGCTAAGTTGCCTCTTCACATCCATCTTTGGAGTCagtcccctctttgtatgagcaAAATCATAGAGATAAAGCAGGATCTGAATATTCCCATGGGCATGTGTTAAGTTTTTCAGTCTTTGAATCTGGGGGAGTTTATGAGGGTTGGCACGTGCACTGAGTTAGGTCGagtgttttgtaaatatactgTTTTATGGATGACGAAGCTTCACATGCGACAAACTGGCTCATGCGGTTCAGCAAAACTGTCCTCAAGGGTTTTATGAGTTGAGTCATGATGTTTGTTTAAGGGAGAGGGACATTTAAAGCAAGCACTTCTCATTGTGCTTTTCTCTTGTCACATAGCTCagcttttcctttttaattaatttactgttCAGCATGTAGTGGTTGCTCATCCTATTTTCTATATACTTTTAGCATTCTACTGGTGTAATCATTGTCTATGTGCTGAAGGTTATACAacctggtgtgtttgtgtgagtacACTGAAGGTTATCAGAGCAACAGAACAGACAGGACTTCCTCTGTTCAGACAGAGCACCAGGTGCAGTCCAGCCACAGTTATTTTAACACTAATACAATTTGTGTACGTGTTGGGAAACTGAATCTTCCACAAAGAGTACCAGGATGTGTGAAGGATAATTTTTCAGCCTggtcagagacagagaaagggagTTGATCACATAGGCTCAAATTTTTTGTCCACCTGGATAAACTTTTGTGTGTCACGATGGAGAAGAGCTCCAGCAGTAAACCAGATGTTTTAGCTCGCATACACATGCTTTCAAACATGGTGGATGACGAGCCAGCGTGCTATCAATTCAGTGCTCACTTAATCTTACATAATGGATCATCTCTTAAAATGATATCACTTCAAGACATTGTGTTGTTGTAGTTGAGAAGCTCAGCCAGGCTGTAATTCACCTGGGGAGCCCTCCAAGCTCTTTGGTTCAACTTAAAGATGTAAGGGAAGCAGACTGACAGTTTATAAAGCTTCCAGGCTGCTATGAAAGTCTTTCTATCGGATGAGAATTCAGGCCTGTAGAACTGGCCTCTCCTCTGGCCTAGTCTCCCTGAGTAGTCTATTTGAccttctctctctatctcctgCCTTCTAAATTCAACTTGCACTCTTGTGCATTTTTAGTATCTTCATCTGTTCTATCTTAAGTGATCAACTCACTTCAGGGACAAGAATAAGCACATCTAAAGTAAttggaaaataaattagattttgaTCCCTACACACCATTAAAACTGGCTTGAGATTTGTTTTTACTGGCAACTGTTGTCTGAATCATCTTAACCTGAGGTGGCTTAGTTGAGTGAAATGATGATTAACTTGATTTTCTTCTGGAGCATAAGAGATTGGCATTCTTATAGATATTACCTGTCTGCTTGTGATGTATAGGTGCAGCCATGTTGTCCATAATAAAGTCCTATTTATCTTAAGCAGCAGTGAGGCCCAATATTTCACAGCATAGTTGGTTACCCTTTATTCTACATGCCTACAGTAGGATCAGACCTTGAAAATgacaagtgtgtgtctgtgagtgtttgtgtggtgAGAACGAGTCACACAGCTGGAATGCTGGGCCCCTCTGTGGAAGTTTGCCTCCACTCAGTGTtgatctttttctctctctaccaAAGCTCAGACAGGCTTGCATGCCCACGCACATATGCACATCTTTGAGTCAATTTTTAGACTCGAAACATCGACCATGCTCTGCACTGAGGGGAGGATAACAGTTCAAATACGCCCTCCTCTTATCATCCTcatttactataattttatgTTGTAATCATAATATGTTGTAAGTTCTGTTGGCAGTTCTATATGAAGACATAACTGACCAgactttgttttccttttccaTTGTGTTGAGTGGCCACCAAGGTGACTTTTGGGTGAACCTGAATCCACTGTCAGCTAGTTTCACTCAACAATTTATTACACAAATTATAGGGTTGATCAATATCTGTATTATTGAACAAACATTAATTACTATACAACTCCTTTACTTGGTTACCATTTGGCATCCATCTCACCCCTTGTAGTGTCCTTCATAGATCCTTTGTAGACCAAACAATATACCGCAGCTCCCTCTTTCACTCCACTATTAGGTTACTACCGAGTTCTCTGTAACTCCCTTTTCATGGGGCATCAGTCACTTGTTTTGTTTGCATGGATACTTAACAATATTCTTAATTTTACTTGTGTTAACGCCCTGTTTTCcttgtcttttattttcctACATTCAATAAGTCACCATTCTAGGCGCTTTTATTCCTTGTTTACCTGTTTTCTAATAGATGCTCCAGTCAGGACTGTTCCTTTTGTGGAggtattttctcagttttctctcctgctctcttGCTTCTTTCCATCACTCCCTTGGGTAGAACAGCTCTTTTAATAATGCAGCACATCATCCTGCCGGCCTCTCTCTCCGGGGAGCTCTTGTGTCGATTAGGCGGCAGAATCTGGAGCCAAGCCAAGGGTCTATTCACCGCATCACTGCACAACAAGAGAGCCtgtgagagagggaaagagctAGAGAGATGGAAAAGACATGGTGGCATGGCCAGTGAGGTAGAGATGGACAAGGGTGCAATGGGCTTGAAGACATTAATAGAGAGTAGCAGGGACAcatagagaggagagaggcttTGATCACTGCAGAGCCACCATTGTTGCCTTATCTCCATGATGATTTGGTATATAAATAACAGTGTTACCTTCCACAGACTCTCTCTACCCTCTGCATCTATTAAAAAGATTCTTAAGAGCCTTGTAGTTCAATCAATTGAAAGGGAACCTCACCAATCTGTCCCTCAGTGTCATAAAGTTGTTTTGCGTGCAGTTTTTCCACTTATGATCTGTTCATTTCTCCCTTTCAGAAGTTCTTTGGACATCTTATGGGCTTATTATACTATTGTATATAACAGATATCTCAATCATGTGATCCTGTAGTTCTCTTTGACATTATCTGCCTTTGGAGTCCCGTTTAATAAGCAGCGCcccagtttgtgtgtttgtttgcgtctgtgtgagtgtgtgtttgttccccTGCAGCATTTTATGCTCCACAGCTTTTGGAACAACACGGATGCCTGAGCATACAGATATCTGTTTCCATTTGTAACCCTTTGTCAACTCGAACCtcactgaaaaactgaaaaggTTTTCTAAATCACAGACATACACCATCACACACAGATGTGTTGCCACAAATCAACATTCTCAACCAACACTTACACCTCAGAATCATCTTGCTTTTGTGgcaataaaacacaagattCATGTTGCATCTTCTGTTCTCTTCACAGCAAAAGCCCCCCAACAATGACTGGCGCTTCACACAGGGACAGAGACCTGGACCTAGCGGGTGAGTTAACTGagactggcacacacacacacacacacacacacacacacacactgataaaatACCCAGTAACTTCAAGGACATGTTGTTTTGCTGCACAATGCAAGCTTATCGTAAAGAGTGATGAAGGatgaggaaaataaaaagaggGGGAAGGTAATGTGCTGTAGCCATAAGAACTCACTGCCTGCAGAGTGCTGATTGTAAAATACTGACGACATCAAAGTCACATTGCAGCCTTCTGACTTTTAACTACACTATCGCTGTGATTCTGCTTAgtaaattcagatttttcattCACACTCCTGAAGGAGCATCTCTGCCTGCTTCCAGGCTGCTTTATAAAATGGCTGCCGCAGCTTCCCCTCCCCCTCCAGCTCCCCCACCCCTCccctcctgttcctctcctctctgcgcTCTCTGTGCCTGTGCGCCATCACTCAGTACTACTGATGAGGGACGGTGACCAGAGCTAGTGGGGGGGATGGGATATCGCATTTTTCCTTCTTGAGCTCTCTTCAGTTCCTGCGATCTGAGAGGTGGTACTGACTTGCTTAAATGACAAAAGATtaattgtatttcttcatttcagttgtgtgttttggtgagCGTGATAATTGCTATTTGCCCATATTGTGTGGGCTAAACTGGAGTCTGTGCAGTAATATCTTCACAACAATGATTGCACAACGCATTCAGCTTCCCCCTGAAACATACCAGCTGGGCAAGATGCTCTGTTGAGCCAAGTCAGGAAAATGTTagacccacacagacacacacacaccactgtcGTTATAGAATACCACTGGGATTGTGGATATTGGACATAATTCATGTTAGTggtggagaaaaagaaaactaacTTCCCATCTCTGGTATTTTAAATGGATATGACAGACTCAACATACTTTCCACTGAGATCTAGAGCAAAATATCTCagcattttccatttttatacaCTAACTGCAGCCTTAAGTCAAATACACAATGATTTTttcagactgtataacttgttgtgtttttagtcCCCACATGCCATACGGTACACATATACGATGGACGCCGAAGAGTGGGACAAGGTACTAATTTAGATGTAGACACTGTGTGGTCACTTTCTGTCCTTAGCAGATGATCAGTGTTCAGTTTTGTCGAGTCACTGTTCAGTGGAAGAGGGACCTGATCACAAATTGGCTGATAAGGACAGAGAGTGGCTGAAATCTTTTAGGTAGTGCACTCCAGTTGAGTGCTGTGCTGTGTGTAGATGTACCTAACCCATAGCTTCTGTTAGTCTCCCTAAAAGTTTGATGGGGTTTGTTGATCGATGTGCATAGGCCACAATGCCTGCTGTGGCGTAGAAAGGATTGTGACACTTTTGAGTTTGCGTGCAGTGTTTTGTAGATTTGTTTATGCCTTGTATGTGTGCTatacatatagtcattataCTCTGAGAgctcttgttttctcttcttcttcaagATTGGCTTACCATACAGTGTTGCCTTTGATGTATGTCTGTGGTGGTTGTAGCTCAACATCACCACATGTGGCTTTTTCATGTGATTTatcaacatgacaaaaaaaagagacaatgcAGACAGCTGTTTCATGATTGGTTTCTTTAAAAGGCCGGTTAGAGGTTACAAAGTTCTTCAGTGAAGTAAACAGCACTCCATAATAAGCTCTCGAGTCAGTATGTACACCAGACTAGCTGAATGGCCTTAAATTGAATTAGAAGTTAATGTCCAGAAggttctttgtaaaaaaaaaaaaaactaaaaaaaaaccctaagaTAAACCATGTCATGTAAGGTTGCAGAGGAAAAAAACTATAGTCCTGTCTGGCCAACCAAGGACATCCCTCTGTACCACAGTTCACAATATAGCCCACAGGAAGTGATAACCCTGACCACAGGAAGCGCTTAACACAACCACAGGATGTGATAAGTACAGAGAGATGCTAATTTAGCTGAAATGAAGCATTCCCTTTTATCTTAAGTGATGTGAAGAGGCACAAAATGGCTGCCCTGGTTTTACTGACCGTGCTTTTGCCCAGCCTGTTTCTCATTGGCTGCCTGGCACAGACAGTACATGTTTCTTTCCCTCAGTCTCTCCCTGGCGCCGAGCTGAAAACCACTTCAGAGTTTTGGCAGTGAGATCTGGCAACCTGCTCTTAAACAAATCCCTGTTTTTATGTTAGAAttcctttttcactttttgtgtcctttacttTCTCTTGATTCCCTGAAGCAGACCAATTTGTCTGAGATTTTTTTAGTTGGTTTTAAATAGAAATGAGAGTCTCCTCTTTTATCTCCCATGTATTTAACATACTATCTATAAACATACAGTTCTGCTTTCTGCTTTAAGTAGGACCTGAGACCTCAGTGTGTCATTTATTGTCCTCTTTGGAGCTATGCACTCCACCAGAACCTTTTACCCATGTCCCT of Centropristis striata isolate RG_2023a ecotype Rhode Island chromosome 12, C.striata_1.0, whole genome shotgun sequence contains these proteins:
- the LOC131981893 gene encoding protocadherin gamma-C5-like isoform X4 → MDSRQRKRSGGGRLWRLCFYLASLSCASAQLSYSVSEELNPGSVVGNIAKDLSLSAQGIVQRRLRVVSESTTQYFEVKQATGDLVIKQKIDREQMCELSSSCSLHLQILLEDPLDIHRVVVDILDVNDNAPQFSTRNISLEISEAAAPGTRFRLESAHDPDVGTNSLRTYHLATNDFFILNVESKSDGSKFPELVVDKPLDRETQASFRLLLTAVDGGQPEKSGSTLMLIKILDVNDNAPVFDEPVKKVRLLENVARGTLVTKLNATDADSGSNGEISFLFSKYTPERVLNIFSVDSKSGEIRVKGDVDYEKGTAYHITVQARDGGSPAMEGSCNVIVDIVDVNDNAPEVTLTSLTSPIREDSAPETVIALISARDLDSGVNGEVKLAVQPGLPFKLNSAFGMHYSLTTSGNLDRETVPEYTVVIKATDAGSPPLSSQTTFVVKLSDVNDNAPTFSQPSYSVDIPENNAPSAPIAAVSATDPDLGDNARISYSILPSMVQGSPISSYVYINPESGHIYSMRSLDHEQLKAFRIEVQARDAGVPPRTANVTVHVFVVDVNDNVPVIVYPSHPKDKGLQLTLPPSASPGHLINKLVGVDADSGHNAWLFYSIAPGPNAGMFRIGAHTGELRTARKWAEEEGGSTYDIVVIIQDNGDPPKSSSVNITVTVDEKATANDAPASPRHTPFYHRTGMSDITLYLIISLACVSAVSFITFVILMIRCLRHRGPGLGDSDCCCYGRHRSSRYHQRPSKDLHLQLNTDGPIRYMEVVGGPQDPHTRTYRPCYSTLSSRSDFVFMKTPMLSHNNTLNMTLSRKHLMNSACEQKPPNNDWRFTQGQRPGPSGPHMPYGTHIRWTPKSGTRATGGPEVAMGTGPWPQPPTEAEQLQALMAAANEVSEATATLGPGTMGLSTRYSPQFTLQHVPDYRQNVYIPGSTATLTSNPQQQQATAQQATQQALPPPQASAQPEPPKAAQTPASKKKSTKKEKK
- the LOC131981893 gene encoding protocadherin gamma-C5-like isoform X10, whose product is MDSRQRKRSGGGRLWRLCFYLASLSCASAQLSYSVSEELNPGSVVGNIAKDLSLSAQGIVQRRLRVVSESTTQYFEVKQATGDLVIKQKIDREQMCELSSSCSLHLQILLEDPLDIHRVVVDILDVNDNAPQFSTRNISLEISEAAAPGTRFRLESAHDPDVGTNSLRTYHLATNDFFILNVESKSDGSKFPELVVDKPLDRETQASFRLLLTAVDGGQPEKSGSTLMLIKILDVNDNAPVFDEPVKKVRLLENVARGTLVTKLNATDADSGSNGEISFLFSKYTPERVLNIFSVDSKSGEIRVKGDVDYEKGTAYHITVQARDGGSPAMEGSCNVIVDIVDVNDNAPEVTLTSLTSPIREDSAPETVIALISARDLDSGVNGEVKLAVQPGLPFKLNSAFGMHYSLTTSGNLDRETVPEYTVVIKATDAGSPPLSSQTTFVVKLSDVNDNAPTFSQPSYSVDIPENNAPSAPIAAVSATDPDLGDNARISYSILPSMVQGSPISSYVYINPESGHIYSMRSLDHEQLKAFRIEVQARDAGVPPRTANVTVHVFVVDVNDNVPVIVYPSHPKDKGLQLTLPPSASPGHLINKLVGVDADSGHNAWLFYSIAPGPNAGMFRIGAHTGELRTARKWAEEEGGSTYDIVVIIQDNGDPPKSSSVNITVTVDEKATANDAPASPRHTPFYHRTGMSDITLYLIISLACVSAVSFITFVILMIRCLRHRGPGLGDSDCCCYGRHRSSRYHQRPSKDLHLQLNTDGPIRYMEVVGGPQDPHTRTYRPCYSTLSSRSDFVFMKTPMLSHNNTLNMTLSRKHLMNSACEQKPPNNDWRFTQGQRPGPSGATGGPEVAMGTGPWPQPPTEAEQLQALMAAANEVSEATATLGPGTMGLSTRYSPQFTLQHVPDYRQNVYIPGSTATLTSNPQQQQATAQQATQQALPPPQASAQPEPPKAAQTPASKKKSTKKEKK